TTTTCTAGTACACTTCGGGTTATTCATTAGTTGGAATTTTAATGGTTAgatctttgataaaaaaaaatacaataattaaAGTTTAACGATTGAAAACTCCGAAATATGTTATATTTGGTGACAGAACAGAATTTTCGGatagaatattttggaatatagCTCCAATGTCGAACTATGTAAGGTCATTGTGTAGTACATCAAGGCTATACGATCTTCGAAAGTCAAATTTGTACTACAAATTGAGAATAAATGGGAGCAAGATTTAGCCGGACAGCTtgtatttaatttattatttatagaCCATAAACAACCACAAGTCTTCATGTCACTTATCATGCAAACCATTGGTTTGAGAGAGGAACTTCATACTCACCAATGGCTTACACTCCTTTCATTAGGACGTCTTTTAAGTCAACCTTTCTTTTAGTTTCTGTGCTCCTCTTATCCCTGCAACCATTCCTAGTCAACGGTCATGGCGGCAGCAACCATGATGATAGCGGCCAACATGAAGATCTGCATACGAAAGGCTTGGTTTTGGTGAAAGTATGGTGCTTGATTATTCTACTGGTGAGCACTTTCGCCGGTGGCATCTCCCCCTACTTTTACCGATGGAACGAAAGCTTTCTTCTCTTGGGGACGCAATTTGCTGGTGGGGTTTTTCTTGGTACCTCTTTGATGCACTTCTTGAGTGACTCAGATGAGACATTTCATGACCTTACCACGAAAGCATACCCTTTCGCATTCATGCTAGCGTCAGCTGGTTATCTGCTAACCATGCTTGGGGATTGCATCGTGCTGTTGGTGACAAGGTCAGGTGAAAGAGAAACTAGAGTGGAAGTGGAGGAGGGAAGGACTGCTGCACTGCATGATCATAAGGAAGACGGAGAGGACGCCAACCCAGTTTTCTTGAAAACATCTTCTTTCGGAGACACCATACTTCTCATCCTTGCGCTGTGTTTTCATTCAGTTTTTGAGGGCATTGCAGTTGGAATTGCAGGTACTTAATTGAAATATTGTTTAAGTTTTATTACCTCattatatatacgtatatttTTCGTATATATCTACCACTCTTCATCTTTCATGGGTAATTTTTATCCatacaaatatgaaaaaatgATTAATTTGATTGGTGTTATATATTTCAGTTAAGTGTTCCTTATACTCAGTTTAGTAATTAAAAAGTCCTTATACTTCTCAAAGAGGAAAATAAGAATAAACCAGTTCTTAATGATAAAGAACTCACAATTTCATCTCGTAAATTAACGATGAAATTTGTTATTGATTGTAACAAGCAAGGACTTGACTGAAGAATTGAACCGCATGATTCATATGAACCTAAATGAAACAACAAACCCAAACTTACATAAAACGCTCAAGCGATAACTAATAAGTAACTTAATAAGGCTCTAAACATTGACAATGAATGTgcaatatgtatatatgtatgcatggaGCTTGGTTCTTAAAGGTATATTTGTAGTTGCAAAATTGGTCAGGCAACATTTAAATGGCACATCTGATCGTTTGAAGGGCGCACTAAATTAGTTGAAAACCTTGCGGTCAGTGTTTAGGAATAACTTATTTTTTAGGGAGAGCTAAACCCTAATCTTTAGGTTCTCAAATCCGACTCTACCTGTACCCTAAAGTAAAAACCATTGTTGTAACTGACATCCGCTTAAGATCCTACGAGGATTCCTCATATGAACGCTCGTTTACTTTGTGTGTATTGCAGATACAAAGTCAGATGCTTGGAGGAATCTGTGGACAATATCACTAcacaagatttttgcagccattgCTATGGGGATTGCACTACTGAGGATGCTACCCAAAAGAGCATTCTTAGTAACTGCAGCTtattcttttgcttttgctgtTTCCAGTCCCGTTGGAGTAGGCATCGGTATCGCCATCAACGCCACAACTCAAGGACCTGTAGCTGATTGGATATATGCCATTTCAATGGGACTTGCTTGTGGAGTTTTCGTCTATGTTGCAATCAACCATCTCATTGCCAAAGGGTTTAAACCACAAGCTAAATGCTATTTCGACACTCCAGCTTTCAAGTTCGTTTCTGTGCTTCTTGGAGTGGGAGTCATAGCAGTTGTTATGATCTGGGATTAATGAACTAATATTTGGAATAAGTCTCACAGTGGATCAACACTAAGTTGGTATTGAATTTGTCATTCATGGGAGTCGAACTTAAAGgcttcttacttacaagtgaagagaaataccattaGTCACAATTTAATTGTCTTGTATCTGTTTATTTTGgatcaatttcttttttctgtttaaaaataagaatgtactagaatgttatgtagaacttgggacaaattttttcctttttcgctttttctttttctgtgaaGGGTTAATGATCATGTAATCAAACCAAACCTAGTCCTCTTTAGTAAGTGTCCTAAAAGTTAGTTCATGCCTTTGTGTGTTATCCTCATTTATTATATTAGACTAGCCTTCATGTATGCGCTCATGCGCATGcagaagacattttttgaatcacaacATGCTACGCGCTATTTatacattttaaatgtatttatatgcatgaATTGcttccataattttttttatgacaacaagaaagtcaaatatttgaactaaatgaataatattagaccatgctagaagaaaccaaACCAATCAAAGCAGTTGAGTCCACATAATAAAAGCGGTCTTTCAATTTCTatctacattctattgaatttatattaagattagagaaaataatatgtaataaacaactgattgaatcacattattgttagcctattgtgaggctaagcccatccctcacccttagtgtagataacatcgtttgttacaaaaaaatgatcatttgacaactaattgaatcacattattatgcgcgtGCGAAATACATTTTTATAACTAGCACTATGCGCCTCTtaagtgtttaaaaatagagaaataatatttaataaacaactgtgTGCAAAAGACATTTTTTAAATCACAGTGCGCTACACGTGACTTatacattttaaatgtatttattgcttcagtattttttcatttcattatttttttatcatcgGCGTTACACACTTCTTAAGAAGTTTTGAGCACAACcttcatgatttttcttatttttttattatattttcctttccccTTCACGTGGGCACCATCAACTCTCACTcatcctttcattttttttttattcttttctctcttcctacttatatttatattatatttttatgatgacaaaattaccaaattacccctgcattatttgatgcattattttggactgcttttgaacttttttgttttgggggcaTTTCACTTGCAGGTACAGGCAAGTATTCACTTCCAATTCTACAACAATTTGGTCTCCATAGCTGAGTTGTTATTCACTTTATTATACAAGTGATATCTTAAAGTAAATTCATCTAAACTATGAGAAGTGGAATTCAAACTCGGGTTTAGAGGGGGACCGGAAACATACTAGTATAGCCAACCTAACTAAACCCAATATGTTTTCCCTCGTATTTTTAGGTGATAAAATTAGAATTGGGGACTAGCTAGTGGAtctttacaaaattacaataatGTTTAAATATAGTAACTTTCAATACAATAATTTTGCCTAATGTACTGCAATTTTAGAGTAGCCTATAAGGAGTTTAGTTGGTGCATCAACAAATTAAGGAGTAGGGTGAGAATCCAATAACTTTTgttcaagaagaaaaaagtttttCAAATTATCATTCcttggtagtttaatttaaagtttaAGCTAGTGTTAACAGTTTGGTTATATGGGGCAAGCACAATTAAACCAACCAAGACTAACCTAATCCAACGAAACTGTGATCATTTTTCTTCTTGCTTGAAAGATTGGTGGTGGATCAAATGTCGTCTTCTTTTGGAGTCTTTGATATTAATTTCTGTTTGGATGGCAGGAGGGCCAACCGCAAGTGAGTCTTCATGAAATTGATCAACAGGATTGAACGTAAAAATTCATGACTTAAATTGTACTATTTCTACGGCAAATAAGATTAATCATATGTTGGATGATGTAACCGCCTCTGGCTTTTTCTTGCTCAGCAACAACTAGTTTGATTTGCAAACTCATATACTTTTACAAATTTACTACACGATTAATGAATCTTGTGGTTTATTAGTCTGAGAATGAGACACACTTTCACCTCTTGTGATCAGTGTGTATATAGTCAATAAACATGTAAAAATCAACATGTTactcttttgtgttttaatgaaaaataaaaaagaattaggCAAAATTATTTCTTGGTCGATGGTCGATCGTGTGTAAGAAACAAACAGAGAGAATAAGAGGCAATTCCACCTAACACCTCCGTTAGTCCCTATCTACCAAATTTtattaataagaaaaagaaatgaaaaaaactaGATACAAATAGGGTAACAAACTAGGCAAAAAGCCGCACAACAAACAAATCAACGAATCaggcccaaaataataataataataataaatcaaGGAATGCAGTAAGTGGGACATCTTACTGTTTACTTTCTCCAATATCTGTCCTTACATAGTTGGAAAGCGACCCTCTACAGATCCGTTTTTTCTAATTCATCAAATCCAGGAATCCggaccattaaaatttgatttaactgctacaaataaaaattcattctaaaagttataataattttaactgtagaatcaaatttcaatggcccaGATCTCCGGACTTGATGAATTAAGAGAAAGGAAATCTTTCCTTCTTGTCCAATCGTTTCATAAAAAACATAGATAAGTGATATATGTAGAGATAGAGAATATATGTCTACAACAATAACAATCAAATCTTATTCTACTAATTGGGATCGTCTATAGGAATTTTAAAACACCACTGCGCTCGATTTTGTTCCAATATCTTCCTTTAGTTCCAAgtatttcattttcatatatGTTCTTTAGTCTCTTTCAAAGTCTTCCTAGGTATTCCTTGACCCCTTTTACCTTACGCCTCCGTCTCATAGTCGTATTTTCTAACTGGAGTATCCATAAGTTTTCGGTTCACGTGTCCAAACCATCTTAACATATTTTCTTTCATCTTATCTTTAATTGcaattagggatgggcaacggttatggcgggcgggtaaccgcggttatttacccataaccgtttaagcTTTTACCCTCATAATCGTTTATCCGTTGGGTATTTAAATAAACGGGTATAcccatatccataaccgtttataaatggttaaccatacccataaccgcatacccatttaaccataatcgCGTACCTGTTTACCTGTTTTTAACccatttactctttttttttcaccagtctacctattttttttaacaacttgaaaattaaaatgaaatttgtcataatttttttttctaacaattaaataccattataaatacatttaacatgaatttttgtattaacggcaatattatttatgaatatatGTATGTAATTACACATCAGTCTGCTAATAAGCTAATTTGATAaatatttggatttttatttagaaaCATATGTTCATCGATCCAAGCCATTTAATTGATTTCTAATTTTTGGATCAAATACTTATTGAAAACTCAAggccaattaaaaaaaaaaaaatatatatatataagtacacATCAGCCAACAATAATATGTTTCTAAAAGCTCAAGGTAATCATTATCTTGAATTGGCCAAAACTCCAAAAGACTCCAAAACAAAACTGTCAAACACTCTAATGCTTTAGCACATtcaatcacatatattaaacatTGGCCCGTTCTATCAactatatttttctctcaagtgaggcatatatatatatatatatatatatatatatattatggccCTTTATAACCAAATATGTTTCGGGATACTAAACTTAGCtagaaactatttttttttttagttttacatatattaaaataaatggttaaatgggtacccgTTTATAATCGCgaataatacccataaccgccaatttaaatttcacgggtaaacggttatacccataatcgtttatttatctaaacggttacccataaccgtaaccgtcaAATTTAAATGAGCGGATAACcatggttacccataaccgtaaccgtcaAATTTAAATGAGCGGATAACcatggttacccataaccaatgggtatttgcccatccctaattgCAACCACTCTTATTTTACTTTGGATATCCTcgttcttaatcatatcatttctcgtatgcccacacatccaacgaagtaTTCTGATATCCGATACACTCATCTTTTTTCACGTGTTGACCgtccaacattttgtgccataaaGCATCGTTTGCCTTATTTTTGtctataaaattttccaaaataacGAAAACATTCACTCTTTGACACTTTCATTcttaagaaattaaaattaGGATAGTGTGTGGTTATATTTCTGTATACAAAAGACACTAAACCGCACCTACCACACTTGTTAATACATAATTAATGGCTTTTGGAGAAGCTAGGCATGACCCAAACGACTTCTGTGAAAAGCAGGGAAAAGAATCTATTAGCTTCTATTGAGGATAATGATGGACAAAATCTGGTGACGACTAACAATAATAGGACTTAGAGGTCAGACAGATGATAAGTGATTCTTCTAgcacaaataataaaatataaattacttGGATGATACTCTACAGCGGTAATTACCAATTAGATGGGTCCAAAATTCCAACAAATTCAGTTGGTAAATTCTCTCTTCATCGTCAAAACCTGTAACTTCCTATTACCTAATTGACCAAACACACCTTTTCATTTGTATATAAACAAATCTCACAGGCCAAGCTTCTTAGACCACTGCAAAGCTAGCTCAAATGGCATCTGCTATTCCTTTTTCACCAACATTTCTAGTGGCTTTTCTTCTTGCTCTTATCTCTCTCTTGGCCTTTCCTGAGTTTGCCATTGCTGCAGCTGGCAGTGTTACAAGGCTTTACAAATTCGATGTATGTTTGATAAATACATAGACTGTGAATTCAAATTATTGATTGTTTAGGTTTTTTCGGCAAAAATTGTAGTCCTGATTCATAGTCTGACATCAAAGTTGTTGCGGcttataattaaataatatgCCATGCTCTAAATGTAATTATAACATTCTAATTTTTGTGCAGATAAAGTTGAAAAATGTGACTAGGCTGTGCACCACAAAGAGCATTGTGACAGTGAATGGCAAGTTCCCTGGACCTAGAATTATTGCCAGAGAAGGAGACAGGGTTTTGGTTAAAGTGGTCAATCATGTTCCAAACAACATGACCATCCATTGGTACGAAACAACTTATAATTAATCAAGTTTTACTCAATTaaagtcaaatatttttttcttcattttttaactttttatttgtGGATTAATGAAAATGTGAACACAGGCATGGCATCAGACAATTGCAGAGTGGATGGGCAGATGGGCCATCATATGTCACTCAGTGCCCTATTCAAACAAACCAGAGTTATGTGTACAATTTCACCATCATTGGCCAAAGGGGAACTCTCTTCTGGCATGCTCACATCTCATGGCTAAGAGCTACTGTCTATGGACCCCTCATCATCCTCCCTAAGCGCCATGCTCCCTACCCTTTTCCCAAACCCCACAAAGAAGTTCCCATAATTTTTGGTAACTAAACTTACCAAATTATAGAGAATCATTAATTAAACAAGCATTTCTCAGATATTGTAGATTTTAGGGTAACATATTATGTGGTGAAACTGTAAAGCTGTCATTAAATCAAGACTCCATTTCTTAATAGTTCAAATTTAATAGTCTGACAATATAATGTACTAAACTGAAATTATAACATAGCAAGTAACTTTTATGCATATACCACAACTAACATGCTAAACTTTTCATATATGTTTAAATCACTACAGGTGAGTGGTGGAATGTTGACACGGAGGCTGTAATTAGCCAGGCTCTACAGACCGGAGGTGGTCCAAATGTCTCCAATGCCTATACGATTAACGGACTTCCAGGGCCATTGTACAACTGTTCCAAAAAGGGTACATACACATCGATCAtgtgaacattttttttttccatgaaaCATATATAATCTTGTCACAAAAAGTTTAGTTataatttctctttatttttgtgtgttttttcaGACACTTTCAGTCTAAAGGTGAAGCCTGGAAAGACATACCTCTTGCGATTGATCAACGCTGCAGTCAATGATGAACTGTTTTTCAGCATAGCAAACCACAGCCTAACAGTAGTTGAAGCAGATGCTGTGTATGTCAAACCCTTCAAGACCAATATTTTACTCATTACACCAGGGCAAACCACAAACGTGCTTCTCAAGGCAAAACCTCACTACCCTAATGCCACTTTCCTCATGTTAGCCAGACCCTACTTTACAGGCATGGGTACTTTTGACAATTCAACTGTTGCTGGAATTCTTGAGTACAAAGAACACTcaaattcttcttcctccacatCACTGAAAAGCCCACTTTTTAGGCCAATCCTTCCCCAAATCAATGCTACTTCTTTTGTTGCAAATTTTACTAGTAAATTCAGGAGTTTGGCCAATTCTAAATTTCCAGCCAATGTGCCCAGAACTGTCGAAAAACGCTTCTTTTTCACAGTAGGGCTTGGAACCAACCCATGTCCTAAAAACCAAACATGCCAAGGGCCTACCAACACCACAAAATTTGCAGCTTCTATTAACAACAACTCATTTGTTCTTCCTTCAGTAGCACTGCTTCAATCTCATTTCTTTGCTCAATCCAACAGTATTTACACCACCGATTTCCCTACTATTCCTCCCAAGCTGTTCAATTATACAGGCACTCCACCTAACAACACCAATGTGAGTAATGGGACAAAGGTGGTGGTGTTGAAGTTCAATACTAGTGTGGAATTGGTGTTGCAGGGCACCAGCATTTTGGGTGCTGAGAGCCACCCTCTTCACCTTCATGGCTTCAACTTCTTTGTTGTTGGACAAGGTTTTGGAAACTTTGACCCTAACAAAGACCCGCCTAACTTCAACCTTGTGGATCCTGTTGAAAGGAACACCTTCGGAGTACCCTCCAGGGGTTGGGTGGCTATCCGATTTCTTGCAGACAACCCAGGTaatcttttgtttgtttcgacCGCATGTGTCACACCCCAACTTGGGCTAACATGTGAGTTCACATATATACTAAATTGGAGCGTGACAAAAAACTTAATTTCAGCATGCGATATAATTAGTAAAGCGTCATATTTATTTgtggaaacaaagaaaaagaactaTTGTTGGAGAAGTGACCGGCTGGCACAATGTACTAAAACAATTTTTGCCTTTGTATGACTGAAATTGCAGGCGTTTGGCTCATGCATTGCCACTTTGATATCCATTTAAGCTGGGGGCTGAGGATGGCTTGGGTAGTCCAAGATGGGAAGCTACCTAATCAGAAGCTGCCTCCTCCACCGTCCGATCTCCCAAAGTGTTGACCGTTGACTCTTTTTTGGAGTGACTGAGGCACCTTTACATTTCCTTATTCTTTCTTGTAaccttaattttttgttttcactcTCCCTTAAGAGTAGCCAAAGGCTTGCAACATTGGCACCCTCTACTGAAACTGGAAAGGAATTTTGTGGAGGTTTTGTGTTATAGCCGGATTCTCCATGCTATTGttgaaaaataaacaataatGATTCGATCCAATAATgcaatttaacaattaaaattaaaaaattctggTATCTAACAATTTAGACAATACTGTTCCTGTGTTATATGTGTTCGTATGATAAATAGTTTTGCGGTTCTTTAAACTTGTTGTGAGATCTTGCCCTCCAAGGCTTAATTCATGAGTGAAAGCTTGTTTCTCACGGTTTGGCAAATGCGTTCCAAATATTGTAGAAAACCAAGAAATTGGGAGAGAGTGTCCTCCGGTCAAGGTACTGTTTGGTATGATAGCCTATATATCTACTCCTTAGTTTCTCCTATACCTGGTTTTCTTACCATGTGAATGTGAATTAAAATCTCAGAAGGAATTGGtgtaatttttaaaacatgaaGGTATTTAGTGAAAACATGATAAACCTCAAAGAATATAATTGTATAATTAACCCTTCCTTTAAAGAGAAACATTGGTCTTTCTTGCCGAAAAAGATAATTGAAAAACCATATTCCTTTCTTTTAGTTTGCACCACATTTATTATCTATATTGCTACTGATTTATAAGAGGACTTAATACAAATTTGAATAAATTGTTAGTAGAAGTTTGAAATCATTGAAGAAGTTGCCTTATTCATTACCAATTTCTCTATCATCTAGGACTGTAAATCGGCTCAAAACAGTTAGAGTTTAGTTTGTGAAAGAAACAAGTCAAACTTATGTTTAACGTGATAAGAAACAAACCACCTTGAACATTGGTATGTTTGTTTGGCTTGTAAAGCTCATAAGAAACTTGTGTTTTTTCACATGACAACTTGAGTTAGATTCTATGAAAGAAGTTTGTTTGGAACACAAGATGATGATTAAGATTTAACTTTTGAAGTTAggtctatttttattttctatgtttatagactatcttcaatttgaattttttttaagacgGAGATTGATATCATGTCCCCAGTCTTATTTTGTTTCTAGAGAAATTATTACGGCTTGATCACCTATCCTCCCACAGAGTTCcaataataagaaaagaaaaaaaaaaaactatttatatGACAATCTTAAAGTATCATGCTTGAAAATTTCATGTGATATTGTTTGTTTTATACATTCCATCATTAGAAA
This window of the Malus domestica chromosome 03, GDT2T_hap1 genome carries:
- the LOC103420620 gene encoding zinc transporter 2; the encoded protein is MAYTPFIRTSFKSTFLLVSVLLLSLQPFLVNGHGGSNHDDSGQHEDLHTKGLVLVKVWCLIILLVSTFAGGISPYFYRWNESFLLLGTQFAGGVFLGTSLMHFLSDSDETFHDLTTKAYPFAFMLASAGYLLTMLGDCIVLLVTRSGERETRVEVEEGRTAALHDHKEDGEDANPVFLKTSSFGDTILLILALCFHSVFEGIAVGIADTKSDAWRNLWTISLHKIFAAIAMGIALLRMLPKRAFLVTAAYSFAFAVSSPVGVGIGIAINATTQGPVADWIYAISMGLACGVFVYVAINHLIAKGFKPQAKCYFDTPAFKFVSVLLGVGVIAVVMIWD
- the LOC103420611 gene encoding laccase-2 — encoded protein: MASAIPFSPTFLVAFLLALISLLAFPEFAIAAAGSVTRLYKFDIKLKNVTRLCTTKSIVTVNGKFPGPRIIAREGDRVLVKVVNHVPNNMTIHWHGIRQLQSGWADGPSYVTQCPIQTNQSYVYNFTIIGQRGTLFWHAHISWLRATVYGPLIILPKRHAPYPFPKPHKEVPIIFGEWWNVDTEAVISQALQTGGGPNVSNAYTINGLPGPLYNCSKKDTFSLKVKPGKTYLLRLINAAVNDELFFSIANHSLTVVEADAVYVKPFKTNILLITPGQTTNVLLKAKPHYPNATFLMLARPYFTGMGTFDNSTVAGILEYKEHSNSSSSTSLKSPLFRPILPQINATSFVANFTSKFRSLANSKFPANVPRTVEKRFFFTVGLGTNPCPKNQTCQGPTNTTKFAASINNNSFVLPSVALLQSHFFAQSNSIYTTDFPTIPPKLFNYTGTPPNNTNVSNGTKVVVLKFNTSVELVLQGTSILGAESHPLHLHGFNFFVVGQGFGNFDPNKDPPNFNLVDPVERNTFGVPSRGWVAIRFLADNPGVWLMHCHFDIHLSWGLRMAWVVQDGKLPNQKLPPPPSDLPKC